In Microcoleus sp. AS-A8, one DNA window encodes the following:
- the ubiE gene encoding bifunctional demethylmenaquinone methyltransferase/2-methoxy-6-polyprenyl-1,4-benzoquinol methylase UbiE → MTTPASEIRDLFDRIAPVYDQLNNGLSLGQHRVWKRMAVKWSEPDAGDIGLDLCCGSGDLAQLLARQVGATGQVYGVDFSSALLAIAEQRIKNQYPPLPIRWVEANALDLPFEDNYFDAATMGYGLRNVTDIPRCLSELYRVLKPGAKAAILDFHRPKEPLMRAFQQWYLENAVVPAAERLGLTEEYAYIAPSLDRFPTGREQVNLAQKAGFAATHYPIAGGMMGVLVVTKGNRD, encoded by the coding sequence ATGACCACACCTGCATCAGAAATTCGGGATTTATTTGACCGCATCGCACCCGTTTATGACCAACTGAACAATGGGTTAAGTTTAGGCCAGCACCGTGTTTGGAAGCGGATGGCCGTCAAGTGGAGTGAACCCGATGCAGGGGATATCGGTTTGGATTTATGCTGTGGCAGCGGTGATTTAGCCCAACTCTTGGCGCGGCAGGTAGGAGCAACCGGTCAGGTTTATGGGGTCGATTTTTCATCCGCTTTGTTAGCGATCGCCGAGCAACGGATAAAAAACCAGTATCCGCCACTTCCCATCCGTTGGGTCGAAGCCAACGCCCTCGATTTACCCTTTGAAGACAATTATTTCGACGCGGCAACCATGGGATATGGATTGCGAAATGTAACGGATATTCCCCGATGTTTGAGTGAATTGTATCGTGTTCTCAAACCCGGTGCCAAAGCGGCTATCTTAGACTTTCATCGCCCCAAAGAGCCGCTGATGCGTGCCTTTCAGCAGTGGTATCTGGAAAATGCCGTGGTGCCTGCCGCTGAACGATTAGGTTTGACCGAAGAGTACGCCTACATTGCGCCTAGCTTAGACCGATTTCCAACGGGGCGAGAGCAAGTGAATTTAGCCCAAAAAGCAGGATTTGCTGCAACCC
- a CDS encoding response regulator translates to MDDVIPNFDQIKRQLMSLERPKKPKMLVVDDEPDNLDLLYRTFRRDFEVLRADSGVNALSLLSTSGEVAVIISDQRMPEMKGTEFLSKTVPQFPDTVRIILTGFTDVEDLVEAINSGQVYKYITKPWDPHELRAVVQHAAESYELLKQRTEELHRSQAQMALLVTIVQAAQESENLNSCLEPIAQAFGENFSADACILQLVENNELAAIRGIYTQSEILGSPLEKDPLAQAAIGNTTGTPHATQELQLWVNTPDSTLTPEAEYYRNIGLYMHLLVPINYRGERLAVLSLQWQQKTTHLREDEIKLIHLAAQQVGLALTSTRAYRPRAQEA, encoded by the coding sequence ATGGACGATGTTATTCCTAATTTTGATCAAATTAAACGTCAGTTAATGAGCTTAGAGCGACCCAAAAAACCCAAAATGCTAGTAGTAGACGATGAGCCAGATAATCTGGATCTACTCTACCGTACCTTCCGACGCGATTTTGAAGTTCTTAGAGCCGATAGTGGAGTCAACGCCCTATCCTTGCTATCGACTTCAGGGGAAGTAGCCGTAATCATTTCGGACCAACGAATGCCGGAAATGAAAGGAACGGAGTTTTTGAGTAAAACGGTTCCTCAGTTCCCCGACACAGTTAGGATTATCCTGACGGGTTTTACTGACGTTGAGGATTTGGTCGAGGCGATTAACTCAGGACAGGTGTACAAATATATTACAAAGCCTTGGGACCCCCATGAATTGAGAGCGGTGGTGCAACACGCTGCTGAATCCTATGAACTCCTGAAGCAGCGGACAGAGGAACTGCATCGCTCACAGGCACAAATGGCGTTACTGGTGACCATTGTGCAGGCTGCTCAAGAGTCCGAGAACTTAAATTCTTGTCTGGAACCCATCGCCCAAGCGTTTGGCGAAAACTTCTCGGCCGATGCCTGCATTTTGCAGCTCGTGGAAAATAACGAACTAGCGGCAATACGGGGAATTTACACCCAATCAGAAATCCTGGGAAGCCCTCTAGAAAAAGACCCACTAGCTCAAGCCGCAATTGGCAATACCACGGGGACACCTCATGCGACTCAAGAGCTTCAGCTTTGGGTCAATACTCCGGATTCGACCCTGACACCAGAGGCGGAATATTATCGAAATATTGGCCTCTATATGCACCTGCTTGTCCCCATTAATTACCGAGGTGAACGGCTGGCGGTGCTATCCCTCCAATGGCAGCAAAAAACGACACATTTGCGAGAAGATGAGATCAAACTGATTCATTTGGCGGCGCAGCAGGTTGGGTTAGCGCTCACCAGTACCCGTGCTTATCGACCCAGAGCACAAGAAGCATGA
- a CDS encoding phosphorylase, with amino-acid sequence MSQTEKNVPATLRLESGTLWAKLTETTEHALSCGALQPIATECQWIEQDGVNFLVRVLPNLARKAEAKTKQEQHKTTAGKEFNPFLPYEEDLFVTDISDTHLCLLNKFNVLDHHLLIVTREFEEQEKLLTLQDFVAMWACLAEIDGLVFYNAGKLAGASQRHKHLQLVPLPLVPNGLNLPIAPLLASTRFEESIGTIPGFPFAHGITQLDSCGLHSPQAAAALTLEHYHTMLQVLGLSSESSHQQAGAYNLLATREWMLLVPRSLESFESIPVNSLGFAGTLAVRSQEQIQILIEQGPMTVLKNVALPNAFPA; translated from the coding sequence ATGTCCCAAACAGAAAAAAATGTACCAGCAACACTCCGGTTAGAATCAGGTACTTTGTGGGCTAAACTGACCGAAACAACTGAACATGCTCTCAGTTGCGGTGCACTCCAGCCCATCGCGACGGAATGCCAATGGATCGAGCAAGACGGCGTTAATTTCCTGGTTCGGGTTTTGCCTAACCTCGCCCGCAAAGCAGAAGCGAAAACAAAGCAGGAGCAACACAAAACAACCGCCGGGAAGGAGTTTAACCCGTTTCTTCCTTACGAGGAGGATTTATTTGTTACAGACATTTCCGACACCCATCTGTGTCTATTGAACAAATTTAACGTGCTCGACCATCACCTGCTGATCGTCACGCGAGAGTTTGAAGAGCAGGAAAAGTTACTAACTCTGCAAGATTTTGTAGCCATGTGGGCCTGTCTTGCCGAAATTGACGGCTTGGTGTTTTACAATGCAGGCAAATTAGCGGGTGCTAGCCAGCGCCACAAGCACTTGCAATTGGTTCCGCTGCCACTTGTACCCAACGGACTCAATCTACCGATCGCACCTCTACTCGCATCCACCCGCTTTGAAGAGTCGATTGGAACTATACCAGGCTTCCCTTTCGCCCATGGGATCACACAGCTAGACTCTTGTGGGTTGCACTCTCCACAAGCAGCCGCTGCTTTAACGTTGGAACACTATCACACAATGCTTCAAGTCTTGGGTTTGAGCAGTGAGAGTTCTCATCAGCAAGCTGGTGCTTATAATCTTCTGGCAACACGCGAGTGGATGTTACTCGTACCACGCTCCTTAGAATCGTTTGAGTCAATTCCTGTAAACTCGTTAGGATTTGCGGGTACCCTCGCGGTACGTTCCCAGGAGCAGATCCAGATTCTCATAGAACAAGGCCCCATGACTGTGCTGAAGAATGTTGCTCTACCCAATGCATTCCCAGCTTAG
- a CDS encoding thiazole synthase yields the protein MTGTGKYSSLELMQQSIAASGSQIVTVAVRRVQTQAPGHEGLAEALDWTKIWMLPNTAGCKTAEEAVRVARLGREMAKLLGQEDNNFVKLEVIPDAKYLLPDPIGTLEAAEQLVKEGFAVLPYINADPLLAKRLEEVGCVTVMPLGSPIGSGQGIKNAANIQIIIEEAKVPVVVDAGIGTPSEAAYSMELGADALLINSAIALAQNPVAMGRAMGMAAEAGRLAYLSGRMPMKSYASASSPLTGTVN from the coding sequence ATGACAGGTACGGGCAAGTATAGCAGCCTGGAACTCATGCAACAGAGCATTGCGGCAAGTGGTAGCCAGATTGTCACCGTTGCCGTGCGTCGCGTGCAAACCCAAGCCCCCGGACATGAAGGACTGGCAGAGGCGCTGGATTGGACGAAAATTTGGATGCTACCGAACACAGCCGGGTGTAAAACGGCGGAAGAAGCCGTGCGGGTGGCGCGCTTAGGTCGGGAAATGGCAAAACTATTGGGTCAGGAAGATAATAATTTTGTCAAGTTAGAGGTGATTCCAGATGCCAAGTATTTACTCCCTGACCCCATTGGCACCCTAGAAGCCGCAGAGCAATTGGTAAAAGAAGGTTTTGCCGTATTGCCTTATATTAATGCCGACCCCTTGTTAGCGAAACGATTGGAAGAGGTGGGTTGTGTGACGGTGATGCCCTTGGGGTCACCCATTGGTTCGGGACAGGGGATTAAGAATGCCGCTAATATCCAAATCATCATTGAAGAAGCCAAGGTGCCGGTGGTGGTGGATGCTGGCATTGGCACGCCCAGTGAGGCCGCTTATTCGATGGAGTTGGGGGCAGATGCCTTATTAATTAACAGTGCGATCGCGCTGGCACAAAACCCCGTCGCCATGGGAAGAGCTATGGGTATGGCAGCAGAAGCAGGGCGTCTTGCCTATCTGTCGGGTCGAATGCCGATGAAAAGTTATGCCAGCGCTAGTTCGCCGCTAACTGGCACGGTGAATTAG